Proteins encoded together in one Telopea speciosissima isolate NSW1024214 ecotype Mountain lineage chromosome 4, Tspe_v1, whole genome shotgun sequence window:
- the LOC122657425 gene encoding auxin response factor 5-like, translating into MASVNEKVKTGGLVKGPTSLFQEMKMLKEFQDQSGVRKNLNSELWHACAGPLVSLPQVGNLVYYFPQGHSDQVAVSTKRMVSSHIPNYPNLQAQLLCQVHNVTLHADKDTDEIYAQMSLEPVDSEKDVFPIPDFGIKLSKHPTEFFCKTLTASDTSTHGGFSVPRRAAEKLFPPLDYSMQPPTQELVVRDLHDNTWTFRHIYRGQPKRHLLTTGWSLFVGAKRLRAGDAVLFIRDEKSQLFLGVRRANRQQTAMPSSVLSADSMHIGVLAAAAHAAANRSPFTIFYNPRACPSQFVIPLAKYQKSIYGNKVSVGMRFGMMFETEDSGKRRYMGTVVGVSDLDPLRWPGSKWRNLQVEWDEAGCGEMPNRVSLWEIETSESLFIFPSLTSGLKRPFHTGYVGAEMEWGNLMKMPFARVPGNVFGDQRSPMTNSEQLVKMLLRPQSVSPVGSLSSALPVCVSKAAPVPEAEPLKQTSVQQKPQLPHSDHSPVENQNPPRCLDPPCTIDANSALQAFIRENVQPPNKFEKHVATQTNVGILETTSMAATDQLSQLPSFGNCSEDRMSGGSLNPPNLVNELLLLNQGMLQFQTGLCFTQQQCPNTGFPLQIDALQSDVNNQNGLLPYPSNLSSQYLDGDDWMLQSCNFQSLAGNLKSPGRLSGAKQDTSLMYPEAVNPSLPPLSQAMWSPQLNYLKFLPQAVQLAPCHQQDSTAVPSVSNSCGLRNLSEESNNQSEIYSGLHLDVSNCESTVVDPSVTSVVLKGFGTLSDAAFQNPSDCLVSNFVSSQDVQSQITSASLAESRGFSFQEFPDNSGGTSSSNVDFDESSLLQKASWQQVSQPLRTYTKVQKLGSVGRSIDVARFNNYDELWNAVACMFGLEELLDDPRGSGWKLVYVDYENDVLLVGDDPWEEFVSCVRCIRILSPSEVQQMSEEGMQIISNTVVEGTKDRVSGSGHAWNGSA; encoded by the exons GAGTGCGGAAGAATTTAAACTCTGAGCTTTGGCATGCCTGTGCTGGACCACTTGTTTCTTTGCCGCAGGTCGGCAACCTCGTATACTACTTCCCCCAAGGACATAGCGATCAG GTGGCAGTATCAACTAAAAGAATGGTTAGCTCACATATCCCAAACTATCCAAACCTTCAAGCCCAGTTGCTGTGCCAGGTTCACAATGTCACACTACAT GCAGACAAAGATACTGATGAGATATATGCACAAATGAGTCTTGAGCCAGTGGACTCT GAAAAAGATGTTTTCCCTATTCCTGATTTCGGAATAAAACTAAGCAAGCATCCAACTGAGTTCTTCTGCAAGACTCTGACTGCCAGCGATACAAGCACACATGGTGGCTTCTCAGTTCCCCGTAGAGCAGCAGAAAAGCTTTTCCCGCCATTG GACTATTCAATGCAACCTCCAACTCAGGAGCTGGTTGTTCGAGATTTGCATGATAATACTTGGACGTTTCGTCACATATACCGTG GGCAGCCAAAGCGACATCTTCTTACTACCGGTTGGAGTTTATTTGTGGGTGCTAAAAGGCTTAGAGCAGGTGATGCTGTTTTATTTATAAG GGATGAGAAGTCACAGTTATTCCTGGGTGTGAGGCGTGCAAACCGTCAGCAAACTGCAATGCCGTCATCAGTGCTTTCGGCTGATAGCATGCACATTGGAGTCCTAGCAGCTGCAGCCCATGCTGCCGCAAATCGAAGCCCCTTTACCATTTTCTACAACCCTAg GGCATGTCCATCACAGTTTGTCATTCCTTTGGCCAAGTACCAAAAATCTATATATGGTAACAAGGTTTCAGTTGGCATGAGATTCGGAATGATGTTTGAGACAGAAGATTCGGGTAAGCGCAG ATACATGGGCACAGTTGTTGGTGTCAGTGACTTGGACCCTCTGAGGTGGCCTGGTTCAAAATGGAGAAATCTTCAG GTCGAATGGGATGAAGCTGGATGCGGAGAAATGCCTAACCGGGTTAGCTTATGGGAGATTGAGACCTCTGAAAgtcttttcatttttccatCGCTTACCTCTGGTCTCAAACGACCTTTTCATACTGGATATGTGG GGGCAGAAATGGAATGGGGGAATCTAATGAAAATGCCATTTGCGCGGGTACCAGGAAATGTATttggagatcaaagatctcCAATGACGAATTCAGAACAGCTGGTGAAGATGCTTCTCAGACCCCAAAGTGTTAGTCCAGTTGGCTCCTTGTCTTCTGCCCTGCCAGTTTGTGTATCCAAGGCAGCTCCAGTACCTGAGGCAGAACCACTGAAACAGACATCAGTCCAACAGAAACCTCAGCTTCCTCATTCAGACCACAGTCCGGTGGAAAATCAGAATCCTCCTCGCTGCCTAGACCCCCCATGCACTATAGATGCAAATTCAGCATTACAAGCATTTATACGTGAAAATGTACAACCtccaaataaatttgaaaagcaTGTGGCAACACAAACAAATGTTGGGATACTGGAAACAACATCTATGGCTGCAACAGACCAGCTCAGCCAattgccttcctttggaaactGTAGTGAGGACAGAATGAGTGGGGGCTCCTTGAATCCTCCGAACCTTGTaaatgaattattattattgaacCAGGGGATGTTGCAGTTTCAGACAGGTCTGTGCTTTACTCAGCAGCAGTGTCCAAATACTGGCTTCCCGCTACAAATTGATGCACTTCAGTCGGATGTAAACAACCAAAATGGCTTACTTCCATACCCTAGTAACCTCTCATCACAGTACTTGGATGGTGATGATTGGATGTTGCAATCTTGTAATTTCCAATCACTTGCTGGGAACCTGAAATCACCAGGACGCTTATCAGGTGCTAAGCAAGATACGTCATTAATGTACCCAGAAGCAGTTAACCCAAGCCTGCCTCCATTGAGCCAGGCGATGTGGAGTCCTCAGTTGAATTATCTAAAGTTTCTACCTCAAGCAGTTCAACTTGCTCCATGTCATCAACAAGATTCAACTGCCGTTCCTAGTGTATCCAATTCATGTGGACTGAGAAATCTGTCTGAGGAAAGTAATAACCAGAGTGAAATATACAGTGGTCTTCATTTGGATGTAAGCAATTGTGAAAGCACTGTGGTTGATCCGTCAGTGACAAGCGTGGTCTTGAAGGGGTTTGGTACCTTGAGTGATGCTGCTTTCCAGAATCCTTCTGACTGCTTGGTTAGTAACTTCGTTTCAAGCCAAGATGTTCAGTCTCAAATAACCTCAGCAAGCCTGGCAGAGTCTCGGGGCTTCTCTTTCCAAGAGTTCCCCGACAACTCTGGGGGAACATCTTCAAGCAATGTGGATTTTGACGAGAGTAGTCTCTTGCAAAAAGCCTCGTGGCAACAAGTATCTCAACCCCTGCGGACATATACAAAG GTCCAGAAACTAGGTTCTGTCGGGAGGTCTATTGATGTTGCAAGGTTTAATAATTATGATGAACTATGGAATGCAGTTGCTTGTATGTTTGGACTTGAGGAGCTGCTTGATGATCCAAGAGGTTCCGGCTGGAAATTGGTGTATGTGGACTATGAGAATGATGTTCTTCTAGTAGGGGATGACCCATGGGA GGAATTTGTGAGTTGTGTTCGCTGCATCAGAATTCTATCGCCATCTGAAGTTCAGCAGATGAGTGAAGAGGGGATGCAAATTATCAGCAATACTGTAGTTGAGGGAACAAAGGATCGTGTATCAGGTTCTGGCCATGCATGGAATGGCTCTGCTTGA